Proteins from a single region of Vibrio sp. DW001:
- a CDS encoding response regulator: MTIGNSRTILVVEDEPTLANVLCEYIDHSGMNSFQINNGGDVIAWIRANHPSLIVLDLMLPVRDGLDIFRELRTFSQIPVIMATAKVDEIDRLVGLELGADDYICKPYSPREVIARIKNVLRRSDKLLGHHTPEQEKLRIDAPSMKVLLIGQELVLTPAEFKLLHFLYKNEGRIYSREQLMNHIYDDGRIVTDRTIDSHIKNLRKKMQEIDNNCDYIKSIYSVGYKFEL; this comes from the coding sequence ATGACGATAGGAAATAGTAGAACCATATTGGTGGTTGAAGACGAACCGACGTTAGCGAACGTGTTGTGTGAGTACATTGACCATTCAGGTATGAATTCGTTCCAGATCAACAATGGTGGTGACGTGATAGCTTGGATAAGAGCAAATCATCCAAGCTTGATTGTTCTCGACTTGATGTTGCCAGTACGCGACGGCTTAGATATTTTTAGAGAGTTAAGAACTTTTTCGCAAATACCTGTGATTATGGCGACGGCTAAGGTTGATGAAATTGACCGGTTGGTAGGATTAGAGCTGGGTGCAGATGATTATATCTGTAAGCCGTACAGTCCGCGTGAGGTGATCGCTCGTATTAAAAATGTATTGAGAAGAAGTGATAAATTGTTAGGACATCACACGCCTGAACAAGAAAAATTACGTATTGATGCTCCCTCTATGAAAGTGCTGTTGATTGGACAAGAATTAGTCTTAACCCCAGCAGAATTCAAATTGCTACATTTTTTGTACAAGAATGAAGGACGGATATATAGCCGCGAGCAGTTGATGAATCATATTTACGACGATGGCCGCATAGTTACGGATAGAACCATAGATAGCCATATTAAGAACCTAAGGAAGAAAATGCAGGAGATCGATAATAATTGTGATTACATTAAGTCGATCTACAGTGTCGGCTACAAATTTGAGTTGTAG
- a CDS encoding NADP-dependent oxidoreductase, with translation MSAQQNNSRVVLASRPVGAPTENDFRLESVAKPIPAEGEVVLRTVYLSLDPYMRGRMNDAKSYAEPVAVNDVMVGATVCQVAESKNDNFDVGEWVLAYTGWQSYGLSNGQELLKLGKEPTAPSYALGIMGMPGFTAYMGLLDIGEPKEGETIVVAAATGPVGATVGQIGKLKGCKVVGIAGGEEKCRYAKEVLGFDECIDHKSEDFQQQLAKACDKGIDVYFENVGGKVFDAVMPLLNTAARIPLCGLISQYNATALPDGPDRMSMLMGTLLIKRIKMQGFIIFDDYGHRYNEFAADMATWLKDGKIKYKEQLVVGLDKAPEAFIGLLEGKNFGKLVIQVNEPI, from the coding sequence ATGTCAGCTCAACAAAATAATTCTCGAGTAGTTCTCGCCTCTCGCCCTGTTGGTGCACCAACGGAAAATGATTTTCGCTTAGAGTCCGTCGCAAAACCAATACCAGCGGAAGGTGAAGTCGTACTACGCACCGTTTATCTTTCATTGGACCCATATATGCGGGGCCGAATGAATGACGCGAAGTCATATGCTGAACCCGTCGCGGTTAACGATGTCATGGTTGGCGCAACGGTTTGTCAGGTAGCCGAGAGCAAAAATGACAACTTTGATGTAGGTGAATGGGTATTGGCATATACAGGTTGGCAAAGCTACGGACTGTCTAATGGACAGGAACTGCTTAAATTAGGCAAAGAGCCGACAGCGCCATCTTACGCGCTAGGCATTATGGGTATGCCAGGGTTTACGGCGTATATGGGCCTGCTTGACATTGGCGAACCTAAAGAAGGTGAGACGATAGTGGTTGCCGCCGCTACTGGGCCTGTTGGGGCGACAGTAGGGCAAATTGGTAAACTTAAGGGATGTAAAGTGGTGGGTATTGCTGGCGGAGAAGAGAAGTGCCGATACGCCAAAGAGGTGCTCGGTTTTGACGAGTGTATCGACCATAAATCTGAGGATTTCCAACAACAGTTGGCGAAGGCGTGTGACAAAGGTATCGATGTCTATTTTGAAAATGTAGGCGGGAAGGTTTTTGATGCAGTTATGCCTTTACTCAATACGGCTGCTCGTATTCCGTTGTGTGGCCTCATTTCACAGTATAACGCGACGGCTCTACCAGATGGCCCAGATCGTATGTCTATGCTTATGGGGACGTTGCTCATTAAGCGAATCAAGATGCAGGGTTTTATTATTTTTGACGATTACGGCCATCGATATAATGAGTTCGCGGCTGATATGGCGACATGGCTAAAAGATGGAAAGATAAAATATAAAGAGCAACTCGTTGTAGGGCTAGATAAAGCACCAGAAGCTTTCATTGGTCTGCTTGAGGGTAAGAATTTTGGTAAGTTAGTTATTCAAGTTAACGAACCAATCTAA
- a CDS encoding TetR/AcrR family transcriptional regulator translates to MKTETKDTRQHILNTGYNLVVEKGFTNVGLAQLLKHAEVPKGSFYHYFKSKEQFGEALIEDYFLNYFERLEALFNQESNSAYDNLIQYWKMWGGTGQADCGANKCLVVKLSAEISDLSEPMRLVLMKGANQIVALVANCISTGEQDGSIKVGHSVDTAQFLYNLWLGAALMHKLTKDVSNLEQALHTSERILSGDIVL, encoded by the coding sequence ATGAAAACAGAAACTAAAGATACCAGACAACACATTTTAAACACTGGATACAACCTTGTTGTAGAAAAGGGGTTTACTAACGTTGGGTTGGCACAACTGCTCAAGCATGCCGAAGTTCCGAAAGGTTCTTTTTACCATTACTTTAAATCGAAAGAACAGTTTGGAGAGGCGCTAATAGAAGATTACTTTCTAAATTATTTTGAGCGCTTAGAAGCACTGTTCAATCAGGAAAGTAATTCGGCCTATGATAATCTCATCCAGTACTGGAAAATGTGGGGTGGTACAGGTCAAGCGGACTGTGGTGCGAACAAGTGTTTAGTCGTTAAACTTAGCGCCGAGATCTCAGATCTGTCAGAACCGATGAGATTGGTATTGATGAAGGGAGCGAATCAGATAGTGGCACTGGTCGCGAACTGTATTTCAACGGGTGAACAGGACGGGTCAATAAAAGTAGGCCACAGCGTAGATACGGCGCAATTTCTTTATAATCTTTGGTTAGGGGCCGCATTGATGCATAAACTCACCAAAGATGTATCAAATCTAGAACAAGCCCTCCATACATCAGAACGTATTCTCTCTGGAGATATTGTTCTTTAA
- a CDS encoding LysR family transcriptional regulator — MKALHDFRIFIEAARLNNLSEAARNMDLTPAAVSACIKRLEADIGCSLFIRSTRRLRLTQQGELFLASCQQALTLIDDSYSQIQNGQSELSGLLQLSMPSDTGRNIILPWLDEFMQKHPKITMRIQLSDSFADLYSQPVDVALRFGHPKDSSVVALPIARKNFRILCASPEYIDTFGEPILPHQLKHHNCLCFSLDDALHTRWRLIKDGLEESVTVSGNLMTNDGDAVHRWARAGKGIAFKSIIDISEDLQSGHLVRLCQDWQGSPTPLNMICADRKQLNPTIQALREHLIAKCNGLFQALHY; from the coding sequence ATGAAAGCTCTTCATGATTTTAGAATATTTATAGAAGCGGCCAGACTCAACAATCTATCTGAAGCGGCACGAAATATGGACCTGACACCTGCTGCAGTAAGCGCTTGTATCAAAAGACTAGAGGCTGACATTGGCTGCTCTCTGTTTATTCGATCAACACGCAGGCTGAGATTGACTCAACAAGGAGAGTTATTTCTTGCGAGCTGCCAACAGGCTCTCACATTGATTGACGACAGCTATTCACAAATACAGAATGGCCAATCTGAGCTTAGTGGCCTTTTGCAACTCTCTATGCCATCTGACACGGGTCGAAATATAATATTGCCCTGGTTAGATGAGTTCATGCAAAAACACCCCAAAATCACCATGCGCATTCAACTGTCAGATAGTTTCGCCGACCTTTATAGCCAACCTGTCGACGTTGCTTTGAGGTTTGGTCACCCAAAAGACTCTAGTGTGGTTGCGTTACCCATTGCACGAAAGAATTTTCGTATTCTCTGCGCTTCACCTGAGTATATCGACACGTTTGGCGAACCCATTTTACCTCACCAACTTAAGCACCACAATTGCCTCTGTTTTTCTCTGGATGATGCTCTTCATACTCGTTGGCGTCTCATCAAAGATGGGCTGGAGGAGTCAGTTACCGTGTCGGGGAATCTGATGACCAATGATGGTGACGCGGTTCATCGATGGGCGCGAGCAGGAAAAGGCATTGCCTTTAAATCCATCATCGACATTAGTGAGGACTTACAAAGCGGCCATTTAGTTCGTTTGTGTCAGGATTGGCAAGGTTCACCAACGCCACTCAACATGATTTGCGCGGATCGAAAACAACTCAACCCAACCATCCAGGCGCTTCGAGAGCATCTGATCGCCAAATGCAACGGCCTATTTCAGGCATTACATTATTAA
- the phnR gene encoding phosphonate utilization transcriptional regulator PhnR gives MQYVKIKEAIVEQIDSGMLTPRQKLPAERKFAELFNTTRVTLREALSSLEAEGKIYREDRRGWFISPEPLLYDPMRKLSFHEMATLQQRTPSTEVLSATSMLATKQACLLLELPPFTDVYCLERVRYLEGRPIAYTKKVIKSAFFPQLLSCDFLPSLTEIYNKKYGVVYQKTRYKISSTSLTGYVAQMLRATSGTPAMFVERINYDTLGRLVDCDIEYWRHDAICIESIAELV, from the coding sequence GTGCAGTACGTAAAAATAAAAGAAGCCATTGTTGAGCAGATTGATTCAGGGATGTTAACACCTAGGCAGAAACTTCCAGCAGAAAGAAAGTTTGCAGAACTGTTCAATACGACTCGGGTAACACTTCGTGAAGCGTTGTCATCGCTAGAGGCCGAAGGAAAGATATATCGCGAGGACAGGAGAGGGTGGTTTATCTCACCGGAACCGCTTCTTTATGATCCCATGCGGAAGCTAAGCTTCCATGAGATGGCGACATTGCAGCAGCGAACTCCCTCAACAGAGGTATTGTCAGCAACCAGCATGCTGGCAACGAAGCAAGCCTGTTTATTGCTTGAGCTGCCGCCATTTACTGATGTGTATTGCTTAGAACGTGTCCGCTATTTGGAAGGGCGCCCCATTGCCTACACAAAGAAAGTGATAAAATCAGCGTTTTTTCCACAGCTTTTGTCGTGTGATTTCTTGCCATCTCTAACCGAGATATATAACAAGAAGTACGGTGTGGTTTATCAAAAGACACGATACAAAATTAGCTCAACATCTCTTACCGGCTATGTGGCTCAGATGCTCAGAGCAACGTCTGGTACGCCAGCCATGTTCGTTGAGCGTATCAACTATGACACCTTAGGTCGGCTTGTCGATTGTGACATAGAGTATTGGCGACATGATGCAATCTGTATTGAGTCTATCGCCGAATTGGTATAA
- a CDS encoding ATP-binding protein, protein MRLSIFTKLFVSILLVCVVMLGTMTWFINSSFQDGLQSYLNNKEVEKIELIADKLKGYYSPTFGWQRLVSAPYLWGDILDQFGEAPPPQAGQGNGPPGRRQDRPPRHTDPATTKDTVLVPLGVRTNLLDMNNRSILGLPENLSYDSETVKQVKVGVIVDDQVVGWVSILQSKSISESLAESFFQQQSKNTFSVIALTILFSFIIAFYLVRHFLKPLKALQAGAIAIEKGDLDFQLQSKGNDELAQLTMAFNQLVQALKKQKSDREQWLSDISHELRTPIAVLQSEIEAIQDGIRKPEPQYIGSLHQQVMILGKLVNDLYELSLSDSGVNFELSDINDISAIVADVVSQNELRLKQKHMVIKLHRSLDIDPIIQGDRKALRQLFLNLMENSIRYTDQPGSISISILQKKESIKVIFQDSYPNVPEDSLPRLFDRLYRVDKSRSRASGGSGIGLSICKNIVEAHDGTITASHSELGGLKMEIQLPKRKA, encoded by the coding sequence GTGCGATTGTCTATCTTTACTAAATTGTTTGTTTCTATCCTACTTGTCTGTGTAGTCATGCTTGGAACAATGACTTGGTTTATAAATTCGAGTTTTCAAGATGGCTTACAGAGTTATTTAAATAACAAAGAAGTTGAAAAAATAGAACTGATCGCTGACAAGCTAAAAGGCTATTATTCGCCGACATTTGGTTGGCAACGCCTCGTTTCTGCTCCCTATCTATGGGGAGACATTCTTGATCAATTCGGAGAAGCGCCACCACCGCAGGCTGGTCAAGGTAATGGCCCACCAGGCCGCCGCCAAGATAGACCACCTCGACACACAGATCCAGCCACTACAAAGGATACCGTTCTTGTCCCGCTAGGTGTAAGAACGAACCTTTTGGACATGAATAACCGATCAATCTTAGGCCTACCTGAAAACCTAAGCTACGATTCTGAAACGGTAAAACAGGTGAAAGTTGGGGTGATCGTCGACGATCAAGTGGTGGGTTGGGTAAGTATACTTCAAAGCAAAAGTATTTCAGAAAGCCTAGCAGAGAGTTTTTTTCAACAGCAAAGTAAAAATACTTTCTCGGTGATCGCTCTTACAATTTTGTTCTCTTTTATTATCGCATTTTATCTAGTTCGTCATTTCTTAAAACCTCTGAAAGCCTTGCAGGCAGGGGCTATTGCTATTGAAAAAGGTGATTTGGATTTTCAATTACAGTCGAAGGGCAACGATGAACTAGCTCAGTTAACTATGGCATTTAATCAGCTTGTTCAAGCTCTCAAAAAACAGAAATCAGATCGAGAGCAGTGGTTATCTGATATCTCACATGAGTTGAGAACGCCAATAGCCGTGTTGCAAAGTGAAATTGAGGCCATTCAAGATGGTATTAGAAAACCGGAACCACAATATATTGGCTCTTTGCATCAACAAGTCATGATCCTCGGTAAATTAGTTAATGACCTTTACGAACTGTCGTTGTCAGATTCTGGCGTGAATTTTGAGTTATCTGATATAAACGACATTTCAGCTATTGTGGCTGATGTAGTCAGTCAAAATGAGTTGCGTCTCAAACAAAAGCATATGGTGATTAAGTTACACCGCTCGCTTGACATTGACCCGATAATTCAAGGTGATAGAAAAGCCCTTAGACAACTATTTTTAAATTTGATGGAGAACAGCATCCGTTATACTGATCAACCAGGTTCGATATCTATTTCAATACTTCAAAAGAAAGAGAGTATTAAGGTAATATTTCAAGACAGCTATCCAAATGTGCCAGAAGACTCTTTACCAAGGCTATTTGATAGGCTTTATCGAGTAGACAAATCCAGAAGTAGAGCAAGCGGTGGCTCTGGAATTGGCTTATCGATATGTAAAAATATCGTGGAGGCCCATGACGGAACAATTACCGCGAGTCATTCTGAACTGGGTGGGCTGAAGATGGAAATTCAATTACCGAAGCGAAAGGCGTAA
- a CDS encoding fructose PTS transporter subunit IIB — MKIVAVTACPTGIAHTYMAADVLQKEANRQSIPIKVETQGAMGIENQLNAIDIANADVVLIASDIEIEQRARFTGSKIHCVTIEEVLIDACRVLTRCKEL; from the coding sequence ATGAAAATAGTCGCTGTCACTGCCTGTCCAACAGGTATCGCACATACTTATATGGCTGCTGATGTCCTGCAAAAAGAAGCCAATCGACAAAGTATCCCCATCAAAGTAGAAACACAAGGCGCTATGGGTATCGAAAATCAACTGAACGCTATCGATATTGCCAACGCCGATGTCGTACTGATCGCTTCTGATATTGAAATAGAGCAAAGAGCGCGGTTCACTGGCAGTAAAATACATTGCGTCACGATTGAGGAAGTATTGATTGATGCATGCCGAGTGTTGACTCGCTGTAAAGAACTGTAG
- a CDS encoding ABC transporter substrate-binding protein: MKPSTTAALLAAALSFQANASECGTVTIADMNWNSASLMAHIDQFILNTGFNCEAELIPGDSLPTGTSMIEKGKPDVAPELWTNSIKDALDQGVKNKRLRYAGKSLSDGGEEGFWVPGYLVEQYPEMNTIEGVIKHAGLFEHPESDEKHAFYSCPAGWTCQITAEHLFNALKLEDHQFEIIDPGSGAALSGTIAKAYERKKPWFGYYWSPTPVLGKYDMVKVDFGSGVDVEEYVNCTTQAECDSPKVTMYPPSPVHTITTESFAIRAPEAYQYFANRGFTNKVMSQLLAWMEDNQADSEEAMQYFLETYPEIWQKWVSKDVAEKITKAM, from the coding sequence ATGAAGCCTTCTACCACTGCCGCTCTATTAGCAGCGGCATTATCGTTTCAAGCGAATGCATCAGAATGTGGAACTGTCACCATCGCTGACATGAATTGGAACTCTGCCAGTCTTATGGCACACATCGACCAATTCATCCTTAACACTGGCTTCAATTGTGAAGCAGAACTGATACCAGGAGATAGCTTACCCACAGGGACATCAATGATAGAAAAAGGTAAACCCGATGTTGCGCCCGAGTTATGGACAAACAGTATTAAAGACGCGCTTGACCAAGGCGTCAAAAACAAACGACTTCGCTATGCGGGCAAGTCATTGTCCGACGGTGGTGAGGAAGGATTTTGGGTTCCTGGTTATTTGGTAGAACAGTACCCAGAGATGAATACTATCGAGGGCGTCATAAAGCATGCTGGTTTATTTGAGCACCCAGAAAGTGACGAAAAACATGCCTTCTATAGCTGCCCTGCGGGGTGGACATGTCAGATAACCGCCGAACATCTATTCAATGCCCTAAAGCTAGAAGACCATCAGTTTGAAATTATCGATCCGGGATCAGGTGCGGCCTTGTCGGGTACTATTGCCAAAGCTTACGAGCGTAAAAAGCCGTGGTTCGGTTATTACTGGTCGCCTACACCGGTTCTAGGTAAATATGACATGGTGAAAGTCGATTTTGGAAGTGGTGTCGATGTAGAGGAGTACGTAAATTGTACGACTCAGGCTGAATGTGATTCGCCTAAGGTAACCATGTACCCACCTTCCCCTGTCCATACAATAACCACAGAAAGCTTTGCGATAAGAGCGCCAGAAGCCTATCAGTATTTTGCAAATCGTGGATTCACCAACAAAGTCATGAGCCAATTATTGGCATGGATGGAAGACAACCAAGCGGATTCAGAGGAAGCGATGCAATACTTCTTGGAAACATATCCTGAGATATGGCAAAAGTGGGTTTCAAAAGACGTGGCTGAAAAAATCACAAAAGCCATGTAA
- a CDS encoding zinc-binding alcohol dehydrogenase family protein: protein MKAIGYQHASPIDQADALQDIELPMPTATGHDVLVEVKAVSVNPVDAKVRNNASAEKDEWKVLGWDATGVVKTVGPDVTLFKVGDKVWYAGDISRSGSNAQFQLVDERIVGRMPQSLSYSDAAALPLTSITAWEMLFERLEVEVGKKTNDKSIMIIGAAGGVGSIMVQLAKRLTGLTIIGTASRPETKEWLEELGTHHVIDHSKPLSQELKKIGFDNVDYVVSLNNTDQHYGEIVESLAPQGKFGLIDDPASLDVLALKRKSISLHWELMFTRSLFKTDDMQAQHDLLNEVSELIDEGLLKTTVGNHFGTINAKNIIKAHGLLESQKAKGKIVLEGF, encoded by the coding sequence ATGAAAGCTATCGGTTATCAACACGCGTCACCTATTGATCAAGCAGACGCGTTGCAAGATATTGAGTTACCAATGCCCACGGCAACAGGACACGATGTTCTTGTTGAGGTGAAGGCAGTCTCCGTCAATCCAGTTGACGCGAAGGTGCGTAATAACGCGTCTGCGGAAAAGGATGAGTGGAAAGTTCTTGGTTGGGATGCGACAGGCGTGGTTAAAACCGTGGGTCCGGATGTGACGTTATTCAAGGTAGGGGACAAGGTTTGGTACGCTGGTGATATCTCACGCTCAGGGAGCAACGCTCAATTTCAGTTGGTTGATGAACGTATTGTCGGCCGTATGCCGCAAAGCCTGTCATATTCTGATGCAGCAGCTTTGCCATTAACATCCATTACCGCATGGGAGATGTTGTTTGAGCGCCTTGAGGTCGAAGTGGGTAAAAAAACCAACGATAAGTCGATTATGATTATCGGTGCTGCTGGCGGTGTAGGCTCTATCATGGTTCAACTTGCTAAGCGCCTTACTGGCTTGACCATAATTGGTACGGCTTCTCGCCCTGAAACCAAAGAGTGGTTAGAGGAACTTGGCACGCATCATGTCATCGACCATAGCAAGCCCCTTAGCCAAGAGCTCAAGAAGATAGGATTCGATAACGTCGATTATGTGGTTAGTTTAAATAACACCGATCAACATTATGGTGAAATAGTCGAATCATTGGCACCACAAGGTAAGTTTGGCTTGATTGATGATCCCGCATCGCTCGATGTGTTGGCATTAAAACGTAAGAGTATTTCATTACACTGGGAGTTAATGTTTACTCGTTCACTTTTTAAAACCGACGATATGCAGGCACAACATGACTTGCTCAACGAGGTTTCTGAGTTGATTGATGAAGGCTTACTTAAAACCACAGTGGGTAACCACTTCGGCACCATCAATGCAAAAAACATCATTAAGGCTCATGGATTGCTAGAGTCGCAAAAAGCGAAGGGAAAAATCGTATTAGAAGGCTTTTAG
- a CDS encoding PTS sugar transporter subunit IIA, which produces MRIERRITFIIGLEGFAAWKLNRLKTLSSYFRSVVILKNISNGKSVNAEHTLQVISIGSQQNHLCQLWIEGSDAELACMVLTDFIADQFEIVNTSHEKTEEFSYSVIAKHPAFSLPFPITYGFKQFQPSTSMEKYALISKICHMLNARHAQPIFDAMIKREAISSTCIGHGIALPHIMVEGIVQPSIAVIKLSTPVDWYSKQGHVNTVIGIVIPAPAEMPVIKACTQLTRKLLDESFCQLLTSTSEPEALKAILLHTMAWHGNKHLLA; this is translated from the coding sequence ATGCGCATAGAACGAAGAATTACTTTTATAATTGGTCTTGAGGGTTTTGCGGCTTGGAAGCTGAATCGATTAAAAACGCTTTCCAGTTATTTTCGCTCGGTCGTTATTTTAAAAAATATTTCTAATGGAAAGAGTGTCAACGCCGAGCATACACTGCAGGTAATCAGTATTGGTAGCCAACAAAATCACCTATGCCAGCTTTGGATAGAGGGTTCAGACGCTGAACTAGCTTGCATGGTGCTGACCGATTTTATAGCGGATCAGTTCGAAATTGTGAATACATCTCATGAAAAAACCGAGGAGTTTAGCTATTCAGTAATAGCAAAACATCCCGCTTTTTCACTACCATTTCCAATCACCTATGGCTTTAAGCAGTTCCAACCCTCTACTTCTATGGAGAAATACGCACTCATATCAAAGATATGTCACATGCTCAATGCAAGGCATGCGCAACCGATATTTGATGCCATGATAAAAAGAGAAGCCATCTCTTCTACGTGCATTGGTCATGGTATAGCCTTGCCGCATATTATGGTTGAAGGCATTGTTCAGCCTTCAATAGCGGTGATTAAGCTATCGACACCTGTCGACTGGTATTCAAAACAAGGTCATGTGAATACGGTCATCGGTATCGTCATCCCTGCTCCTGCCGAAATGCCGGTTATCAAGGCCTGTACTCAGCTTACTCGAAAACTACTTGATGAATCGTTCTGCCAACTTCTGACTTCCACGTCTGAACCCGAGGCGTTGAAAGCTATACTTCTTCACACCATGGCATGGCATGGCAATAAGCATTTATTGGCGTAA
- a CDS encoding LysR family transcriptional regulator: MLDKMAFFIYVVRTGSISAAARKVNISVSAGSRWLQELEQSFGVPLYRRNNRLLNPTPAGQKLFREFSSVVDHAETLCLQMQDFQQCDKGHIDIVCTPVYANHYLMEKINRYLLLNPDVTFNINITPWALDFAADSDLSISANTVYQGYRERDLHLVRRELMKSPFVVVAAPNYLARHAAPSLPGELTTHQCLFATTLTGSNDWAFTKGDECQIVKIPTTLEVNDSDLLLQAAILGSGIAYLPDFIVQHAIDSGELVVLLEEFETSIWSLNIHYHPPASASPVAIHFKEFLLAKS; the protein is encoded by the coding sequence ATGCTCGATAAAATGGCTTTCTTTATCTATGTTGTTCGCACAGGCTCCATTTCCGCTGCCGCTCGCAAAGTCAATATATCGGTCTCGGCGGGGAGTCGTTGGCTGCAAGAACTTGAACAAAGTTTTGGTGTCCCTCTTTACCGACGCAATAATCGCTTACTCAACCCGACACCTGCCGGACAAAAGCTTTTCCGAGAGTTCTCTTCTGTTGTTGATCACGCTGAAACCTTATGTTTACAGATGCAGGATTTCCAACAATGCGATAAAGGCCATATCGATATTGTTTGTACTCCTGTCTACGCTAACCATTACCTGATGGAAAAAATCAATCGATACTTACTTTTAAACCCTGACGTAACATTCAATATAAATATCACCCCGTGGGCACTCGATTTTGCCGCTGACAGTGACCTGTCAATCAGTGCAAACACGGTATATCAAGGTTATCGAGAGAGAGATCTCCACCTTGTGCGCCGAGAATTAATGAAAAGCCCGTTTGTCGTTGTCGCCGCGCCAAACTATCTCGCTCGTCACGCCGCCCCCTCGTTACCTGGGGAGTTAACGACACATCAATGCCTTTTTGCGACCACCTTAACGGGCAGCAATGATTGGGCATTTACTAAAGGGGATGAATGCCAAATCGTTAAGATTCCGACGACATTAGAGGTGAATGATAGCGATCTGCTACTTCAGGCTGCCATTTTGGGTTCCGGCATCGCCTATCTGCCTGATTTTATCGTACAACACGCGATAGACAGTGGCGAACTTGTCGTATTATTAGAAGAGTTTGAAACCAGTATATGGAGCCTCAATATCCACTACCATCCGCCAGCTTCAGCTTCGCCTGTTGCGATCCATTTCAAAGAGTTTTTATTGGCTAAATCTTAA
- a CDS encoding nuclear transport factor 2 family protein: MSIEINKENAVNFYRMAYLGEPRKAVEKYVGAEYIQHNPLVGNGKEAFIEYFTQMQDEYPEKEITFVRAVAEGELVALHTHQVWPDHDEYVTMDFFRFDTNGKIVEHWDSIQQIPNENLNGNTMY, translated from the coding sequence ATGAGTATAGAGATTAATAAAGAGAATGCGGTTAATTTTTATAGGATGGCTTATTTAGGTGAACCTAGGAAAGCCGTAGAAAAATATGTTGGAGCTGAGTATATCCAACACAACCCGCTAGTTGGAAATGGCAAGGAAGCGTTCATTGAATATTTTACTCAAATGCAAGATGAGTATCCCGAGAAAGAGATCACATTTGTACGTGCTGTCGCGGAAGGTGAACTGGTCGCGCTTCATACGCATCAAGTTTGGCCCGATCATGATGAGTACGTGACGATGGACTTCTTCCGATTTGACACAAACGGTAAGATTGTCGAGCACTGGGATTCTATTCAACAGATCCCTAATGAAAATCTCAATGGCAATACGATGTACTAA